Proteins from a single region of Cytophagaceae bacterium:
- a CDS encoding 3-hydroxyacyl-CoA dehydrogenase/enoyl-CoA hydratase family protein produces the protein MKKAIKKVAVLGAGIMGSRIALHYANIGCEVLLLDMVPAEPNDAEKTKGLDNTHPAVRNRIVNELFQAAVKASPSPVYNQSSVARVKLGNFDDDMPKIKEVDWIIEVVVEKLLIKKLIYDKVEAHRKPGTLVTSNTSGIPIHLMSEGRSEDFQQNFCGTHFFNPPRYLRLLEIIPGPKTNPEIIDFLMSYGDLYLGKQTVLCKDTPAFIANRLGIYAMVQTIRATEELGLTIEQVDKLTGSIVGRPKSGSFRLSDVVGLDTTVNVCNNLLAGLQNDESIEAFKLPAIMQKLYDNKWLGDKTGQGFYKKTKDENGKTVILGIDFNTLDYRPAEKVKFATLETTKGIDTVAGRIPVLLKGTDKAGQFYRKTFADAFKYATMRIPEIADELYKVDDAICAGFGWQLGLFATADAVGVKAFVEMMEAENQKPAQWVYEMLAAGCESFYKLESGKKLYYDINSKSYKTIPGTESFIILDNIRKTNVVWKNAGASIFDLGDGILGVEFQSKMNTLGAEPIEALNKGFALAEKDFRGLVIGNDSQEAFSAGANLAMLFMFAVEQEYDEIDLMIAQFQETMMRARYSSIPVVTAVHTLALGGGCEMNLHADKVVAAAETYMGLVELGVGLIPAGGGTKEMALRASDIYQPGDAELNILQNAFMNIAQAKVSTSAKEAFDMNYMKTGRDQIVLNRSRLIAEAKQAAIELAENGYTQPTRRTDVKVQGKTGIALFKAGIKSMRMANYITDHDALIAEKLAYVICGGDLSYPQLVSEKYLLELEREAFLSLCGERKTMERMQGLLSGGKPPRN, from the coding sequence ATGAAAAAAGCCATAAAAAAAGTAGCCGTTTTGGGGGCAGGAATTATGGGTAGCCGAATAGCTCTTCACTATGCCAATATTGGCTGTGAGGTGCTTTTGCTCGACATGGTACCAGCCGAACCCAATGACGCCGAAAAAACCAAAGGATTGGACAACACCCATCCTGCGGTAAGGAATCGCATCGTAAATGAGCTGTTTCAGGCAGCCGTAAAAGCCAGTCCTTCACCGGTTTATAATCAAAGTTCGGTGGCCAGAGTTAAGCTTGGCAACTTTGACGACGACATGCCTAAAATCAAGGAGGTGGATTGGATTATAGAAGTTGTGGTCGAAAAGCTTCTAATAAAAAAACTAATCTATGACAAAGTAGAAGCTCATCGCAAACCGGGTACTTTGGTTACTTCTAATACTTCGGGAATTCCTATTCATCTTATGTCAGAAGGTAGAAGTGAGGACTTTCAGCAAAATTTTTGTGGTACACACTTTTTCAATCCTCCCAGGTATCTGAGGTTGCTGGAAATAATCCCCGGCCCTAAAACCAATCCGGAAATCATTGATTTTCTGATGAGTTATGGCGATTTGTATCTAGGCAAACAAACGGTTTTGTGTAAAGATACTCCCGCATTTATTGCCAACCGTCTGGGTATTTATGCCATGGTACAAACCATCAGAGCTACCGAAGAACTGGGCTTGACCATAGAGCAGGTTGATAAATTGACAGGCTCAATTGTGGGTCGTCCAAAATCAGGTTCTTTCCGGCTTTCTGATGTAGTTGGATTGGATACAACAGTTAATGTATGCAATAACCTGCTAGCGGGCTTACAAAATGATGAGTCTATTGAGGCATTCAAATTGCCTGCCATCATGCAGAAACTGTATGATAACAAATGGTTGGGAGATAAAACCGGACAAGGTTTTTACAAAAAAACCAAAGACGAAAACGGTAAAACTGTAATACTCGGTATCGACTTTAATACCCTGGATTATCGCCCGGCTGAGAAAGTGAAATTTGCCACGCTCGAAACCACCAAAGGTATTGATACAGTAGCGGGCAGAATTCCGGTTTTACTCAAAGGAACCGATAAGGCCGGACAATTTTACAGAAAAACTTTTGCCGATGCTTTCAAATATGCTACCATGCGTATTCCAGAAATAGCAGATGAACTATATAAAGTTGATGATGCTATTTGTGCAGGGTTTGGCTGGCAGCTTGGTCTTTTTGCCACTGCCGATGCCGTAGGTGTGAAAGCATTTGTTGAAATGATGGAAGCCGAAAATCAAAAGCCCGCTCAGTGGGTTTATGAAATGTTGGCAGCTGGATGTGAATCTTTTTATAAACTCGAAAGCGGCAAAAAGCTTTATTATGACATTAATTCTAAAAGCTATAAAACCATTCCGGGTACTGAGTCATTCATTATTTTGGATAATATCAGAAAAACCAATGTGGTTTGGAAAAACGCCGGTGCCTCAATATTTGACCTGGGCGATGGCATATTGGGAGTTGAGTTTCAGTCAAAAATGAACACACTGGGTGCCGAACCCATTGAGGCTCTCAACAAAGGTTTCGCTTTGGCTGAAAAAGATTTCAGAGGTCTGGTAATTGGTAACGATAGCCAGGAAGCATTCTCGGCAGGAGCCAATCTGGCCATGCTGTTTATGTTTGCGGTAGAGCAGGAATATGATGAAATAGATCTCATGATTGCTCAGTTTCAGGAAACTATGATGCGGGCACGTTATTCCTCGATTCCTGTTGTGACGGCAGTGCATACCCTAGCCCTGGGCGGTGGATGTGAAATGAACCTCCATGCCGACAAAGTGGTGGCTGCAGCCGAAACCTACATGGGTTTGGTAGAATTGGGTGTGGGTCTGATCCCGGCCGGTGGCGGTACCAAAGAAATGGCCCTGAGAGCATCAGACATATATCAACCGGGTGATGCCGAGCTGAATATTCTTCAAAATGCCTTCATGAATATTGCTCAGGCAAAAGTTTCGACTTCAGCCAAAGAGGCTTTTGATATGAATTATATGAAAACAGGTCGGGATCAGATCGTGTTGAACCGCAGCCGTTTAATAGCAGAAGCCAAACAAGCGGCTATAGAATTAGCTGAAAATGGTTATACCCAACCAACCCGCAGAACTGATGTGAAAGTTCAGGGAAAAACCGGAATAGCACTTTTCAAAGCAGGCATAAAATCAATGCGGATGGCCAATTACATTACTGACCATGATGCATTGATTGCTGAAAAACTCGCCTATGTAATTTGTGGTGGTGACCTGAGTTATCCTCAGCTGGTAAGTGAGAAATATTTGCTGGAACTGGAAAGAGAAGCTTTTCTATCGCTTTGTGGCGAACGTAAAACTATGGAGCGAATGCAGGGACTTTTGTCAGGTGGTAAACCTCCAAGAAATTGA
- a CDS encoding MerC domain-containing protein, translated as MLKKIRKHTHLLHKTGMFLSFLCLIHCLSMPFIVTLLPFVAKNFISHTTEVILMGGSLLIAVNLLIKDYKIHHNKKPVVLMIIAAILQFSGFFLLPENFETPFVVTGSLLLAWAYVSNWQMHQKSCSKPFTLIYFFYKTALFSEEKC; from the coding sequence ATGTTAAAAAAAATCAGAAAACATACTCACTTATTACACAAAACCGGCATGTTTTTGTCGTTTTTGTGTTTGATTCATTGTCTTTCCATGCCTTTTATTGTTACATTACTACCTTTTGTAGCCAAAAACTTTATTAGTCATACAACAGAAGTAATTTTAATGGGCGGGAGTTTATTGATAGCGGTAAATTTGTTAATCAAAGATTACAAAATTCATCATAATAAAAAGCCGGTAGTTTTAATGATTATCGCAGCAATTCTACAATTTTCCGGTTTCTTTTTATTGCCTGAAAATTTTGAAACACCCTTTGTGGTTACAGGGTCATTACTGTTGGCTTGGGCATATGTGAGCAATTGGCAGATGCATCAAAAGTCTTGCAGTAAACCATTCACACTAATTTATTTTTTTTATAAAACTGCCTTATTTTCTGAAGAAAAATGTTGA
- the mreC gene encoding rod shape-determining protein MreC, whose product MSQLFGILYKIRHFFMFLFLQIACFYLIGKNSVYWDVTFFNSTNNAVAKSMAVSQSIKEFINLSDINGQLVSENKNLREELTKLQEFNSLANTGYKTDSNKARRYEYLVAKVISGTQNLTDNYITIDKGTKHGLKPGMGVICPQGVVGQIMSCNEEYSRVSTILHSSLSVSAEILNNKLRKEKITALGIGSWPGINSRIIKLSTVDRFKTISKGDSVVTSAQNSIFPSKIMIGHISKINTVPNDAFYEISVRLSTDFSSLMYVYVVNNKLIDKQNQVEEIIVDK is encoded by the coding sequence ATGTCTCAATTATTCGGGATATTATATAAGATCAGGCATTTCTTTATGTTTCTGTTTTTGCAGATAGCATGCTTTTATCTTATTGGAAAAAATAGTGTTTATTGGGATGTAACTTTTTTCAATTCGACCAATAATGCTGTTGCCAAATCAATGGCCGTTTCTCAAAGTATCAAAGAGTTTATTAATCTGAGTGATATAAATGGACAATTGGTATCTGAGAACAAAAATTTGAGGGAAGAACTTACCAAATTACAGGAGTTTAATTCGCTTGCTAATACAGGTTATAAGACTGATTCGAATAAAGCCCGGAGGTATGAATATTTAGTCGCCAAAGTAATTTCCGGCACCCAAAATTTAACGGACAACTATATCACTATTGACAAAGGTACAAAACATGGACTTAAACCCGGTATGGGGGTGATTTGTCCTCAGGGGGTAGTTGGGCAGATAATGTCTTGCAACGAAGAATACAGCAGGGTATCCACGATATTGCACTCCTCGCTTTCGGTTTCAGCAGAAATACTCAATAATAAGCTTAGAAAAGAAAAAATCACTGCTTTGGGAATTGGAAGTTGGCCAGGAATAAATTCCCGAATTATTAAACTTTCAACTGTTGATAGATTTAAGACCATTTCGAAAGGCGACAGTGTTGTAACATCGGCTCAAAATTCTATTTTTCCGTCAAAAATAATGATTGGGCATATCAGTAAAATTAATACTGTACCCAATGATGCATTCTATGAAATTAGTGTCAGACTTTCGACTGATTTTTCGAGTTTGATGTATGTATATGTGGTTAATAACAAGTTGATTGATAAGCAAAATCAGGTTGAAGAAATAATTGTAGATAAGTGA
- a CDS encoding acetyl-CoA C-acyltransferase gives MNAYIIDGYRSPVGKAPKGVFRFTRPDDLAAEVIKHLLSKVPSLDPTRVDDIIVGNAVPEAEQGMQMARYISLLALGKTVPGITINRYCGSGVEAIAMAAGKIAAGMADCIIAGGTESMSMVPTTGFKTALNYNIASNNPDYYVGMGLTAENVAQKYQIGRGEQDEFAYQSHQKALNAQKEGYFDSGIVPITVKETYFDAESGKKKTREYTVAKDEGPRADTSREALAKLKPVFSAGGSVTAGNSSQTSDGAAFVIVMSERLMKELGLNPIARMMAYAVAGCEPSLMGIGPVFAVPKALTQAGLKLADIDQIELNEAFASQSLAVVKELGIDPAKLNPNGGAIALGHALGSTGARLSVQLFNEMRRRNQKYGMVTACVGGGQGVAGIYELL, from the coding sequence ATGAATGCATATATAATAGACGGATATCGCTCACCAGTTGGAAAGGCCCCTAAAGGCGTTTTTAGATTTACCAGGCCTGACGACCTTGCCGCCGAAGTCATAAAACATTTACTCAGTAAAGTGCCTTCCCTGGACCCTACCAGAGTGGATGATATCATTGTGGGCAATGCTGTACCTGAAGCCGAACAAGGCATGCAGATGGCCAGATATATTTCGCTTTTAGCATTGGGAAAAACTGTACCGGGTATCACCATCAACCGCTATTGTGGATCGGGTGTGGAGGCAATAGCCATGGCTGCAGGGAAAATAGCAGCTGGAATGGCGGATTGTATCATTGCCGGAGGTACTGAATCCATGTCGATGGTACCCACTACGGGTTTTAAAACGGCACTGAACTACAACATTGCCAGCAATAACCCTGACTACTATGTAGGTATGGGCTTAACCGCTGAAAATGTAGCTCAAAAATATCAAATTGGAAGGGGGGAGCAAGATGAGTTTGCTTATCAGTCTCATCAAAAAGCTTTGAATGCTCAAAAAGAAGGGTACTTTGATAGTGGAATAGTCCCTATCACAGTAAAAGAAACGTATTTCGATGCCGAGTCAGGAAAAAAGAAAACTCGTGAATATACTGTAGCCAAAGATGAAGGCCCCAGAGCCGACACCAGCCGTGAGGCATTGGCTAAACTGAAACCTGTTTTTTCAGCAGGTGGAAGTGTTACGGCAGGGAATTCATCGCAAACTTCTGACGGAGCTGCTTTTGTAATTGTGATGTCAGAAAGATTAATGAAAGAACTCGGACTGAACCCCATAGCACGCATGATGGCCTACGCAGTAGCTGGTTGCGAACCTAGCTTGATGGGAATCGGACCTGTATTTGCGGTGCCAAAGGCTCTGACACAAGCAGGCTTAAAACTTGCTGATATTGATCAGATTGAACTCAACGAGGCTTTCGCTTCACAATCATTGGCAGTTGTAAAAGAACTGGGAATTGACCCTGCGAAACTAAACCCCAATGGCGGTGCGATTGCACTAGGACATGCTTTGGGCTCAACCGGAGCTAGGCTCTCAGTCCAACTATTCAACGAGATGCGTCGCCGTAATCAAAAATACGGTATGGTGACAGCCTGTGTGGGCGGTGGCCAGGGCGTAGCCGGAATCTACGAATTGTTATAA
- a CDS encoding rod shape-determining protein, protein MAGFFSFLTSDIAIDLGTANTLIIYKDQIVVDEPSIIALDKVSGKVLAIGHKAMQMHEKTNENIKTIRPLKDGVIADFTAAELMIRGLIKMIPTGRNLFFSPSHRMVICIPSGITEVEKRAVKDSAEHAGAKEVYMVHEPIAAAIGIGIDIEQPNGSMIVDIGGGTTEIAVIALSGIVCESSVRIAGDLFTRDIVDYMRREHNLLIGERSAEFIKIQVGSALPDLENPPADIEIRGRDLMTGIPKEIKVTYSEIAYALDKSISKIEEAIMRALEMSPPELSADIYENGIYLSGGGALLHGLDKRLEVKTKLPIHVADDPLKAVVRGTGEVLKNIGKYQAVLVQ, encoded by the coding sequence ATGGCCGGATTCTTTAGTTTTCTTACCAGTGATATTGCAATAGATTTGGGTACAGCAAATACCCTCATTATATATAAAGACCAGATAGTAGTTGATGAGCCTTCGATTATTGCTCTCGACAAAGTATCGGGTAAAGTGCTTGCTATTGGCCATAAGGCGATGCAAATGCACGAAAAAACCAATGAGAACATCAAAACCATCAGGCCACTAAAAGACGGAGTAATTGCCGATTTTACTGCAGCTGAGTTGATGATCAGAGGTTTGATAAAAATGATTCCTACGGGTCGAAATTTATTTTTCTCTCCTTCACACCGCATGGTTATTTGTATTCCTTCGGGTATTACTGAGGTTGAAAAACGTGCCGTGAAGGACTCTGCGGAGCATGCCGGAGCCAAAGAGGTATATATGGTTCATGAGCCTATTGCTGCTGCGATTGGAATTGGTATCGATATTGAACAACCCAATGGCTCAATGATTGTCGATATTGGTGGGGGTACCACTGAGATTGCAGTTATTGCCCTTTCGGGTATTGTTTGTGAATCTTCAGTTCGTATCGCCGGTGACTTGTTTACCCGTGATATAGTTGATTATATGCGTCGTGAGCATAACCTTTTGATAGGTGAGCGTTCGGCAGAGTTCATCAAGATTCAGGTAGGTTCAGCATTGCCTGATCTTGAAAACCCGCCTGCAGATATCGAAATCAGAGGACGTGATTTGATGACTGGTATTCCAAAAGAAATAAAAGTAACCTACAGTGAAATTGCGTATGCTCTTGATAAGTCGATTTCGAAGATCGAAGAAGCCATAATGAGAGCGTTGGAAATGTCGCCACCAGAACTTTCCGCCGATATTTACGAAAACGGAATTTACCTATCAGGCGGTGGTGCTTTGCTTCATGGACTTGACAAAAGGTTGGAGGTTAAAACCAAGTTGCCGATTCACGTTGCCGACGATCCACTTAAAGCTGTGGTAAGAGGAACAGGAGAAGTGCTGAAAAATATTGGCAAATATCAAGCTGTTTTGGTTCAGTAA